One window of the Podospora pseudopauciseta strain CBS 411.78 chromosome 4, whole genome shotgun sequence genome contains the following:
- a CDS encoding hypothetical protein (BUSCO:EOG09263DQH; COG:M; EggNog:ENOG503NUW7) has product MGASLGSGSSGAAVPSQHQAYDSKSNMLDEHLLTPAAINSIEVHGASNTRRSILDRIFKPLVEGPENLSSTLGESLERVGAATRRLSRFDIFKEDGFGAFISEANRPDAPPNRTELDIAINVKEKSRLVFTAGTDFGNAEGSAYTNGVFRNIFGGAETLSINASTGTRTRSAYNASFSTPLNANPDIRLALDALRSSTQKPWASHDEHLTGGSLKLSWLSDSKATHTVTYNGVWRQLTGLAPKASPTVRADAGDSVKSSIGHTYTLDRRDNPMLPQSGYLLKTTSELAGWGPLSGDVAFAKTELETSGAIPLSLPGSQVKSGVSIGGGVRVGLLYPLALGYNPAAPACPSRINDRFQLGGPADVRGFKLGGLGPHDGADSVGGDVFAAGSVNMMFPLPRLGADSPLRFQLFANGGRMVALQKRVATGENGRVLAMEPKKVFEGVASAVGQLGNGLPSVAAGFGLVYAHPMARFELNFSLPLVLRREEEGRKGLQVGVGISFL; this is encoded by the exons ATGGGAGCCTCTCTCGGCTCCGGCAGCAGCGGT GCCGCCGTTCCTTCACAACACCAGGCCTACGATAGCAAATCGAACATG CTCGATGAGCACCTTCTCACCCCTGCTGCTATCAACTCCATTGAAGTGCACGGCGCCTCAAATACACGCCGGTCTATTCTCGATCGTATATTCAAGCCTCTTGTGGAGGGCCCCGAAAACTTATCCTCGACCCTCGGCGAGAGCTTGGAGCGTGTTGGTGCCGCTACCCGGCGGCTCTCCCGTTTTG ATATCTTCAAAGAGGACGGTTTCGGGGCATTCATTTCCGAGGCCAACCGGCCTGATGCTCCTCCCAACAGGACAGAGCTGGACATTGCCATTAACGTCAAGGAGAAATCCAGACTGGTATTCACCGCCGGCACCGACTTTGGCAATGCAGAAGGCTCCGCTTACACCAATGGTGTATTCCGAAACATCTTTGGTGGTGCCGAGACTTTGTCCATCAACGCCAGTACCGGCACACGCACCAGATCAGCCTACAACGCCAGCTTCTCCACCCCATTAAACGCCAACCCAGACATACGGCTGGCCTTGGACGCTCTCCGCTCATCAACACAAAAGCCGTGGGCATCCCATGACGAACACCTCACAGGTGGCAGCCTTAAGCTCTCATGGTTGAGCGACAGCAAAGCTACCCACACCGTCACGTACAACGGGGTATGGAGACAGTTGACCGGCCTGGCCCCCAAGGCTTCCCCCACCGTTCGGGCCGACGCAGGTGACTCCGTCAAGTCCTCAATAGGCCACACATACACTCTCGACCGCCGAGACAACCCCATGCTCCCCCAAAGCGGCTATCTCCTCAAGACCACCTCCGAGCTCGCCGGCTGGGGACCCCTAAGCGGTGATGTGGCCTTTGCCAAAACCGAGCTCGAAACGTCCGGTGCTATCCCATTATCCCTCCCCGGCTCGCAGGTCAAATCAGGTGTTTCCATCGGCGGGGGTGTCCGTGTTGGTCTTCTCTACCCCCTAGCATTGGGCTACAACCCTGCCGCTCCAGCTTGTCCAAGCCGCATCAACGACCGGTTCCAACTTGGCGGCCCTGCTGACGTCCGCGGATTCAAGCTCGGCGGTCTCGGCCCCCATGACGGCGCTGATTCCGTCGGTGGTGACGTTTTCGCTGCTGGGAGCGTGAACATGATgtttcctcttcctcgtctgGGTGCGGACTCGCCGTTGAGATTCCAGCTCTTTGCCAATGGTGGCCGAATGGTGGCGCTTCAAAAGAGGGTGGCCACAGGGGAAAATGGGCGGGTGTTGGCCATGGAGCCAAAGAAGGTGTTTGAAGGTGTGGCCTCTGCTGTTGGGCAGCTTGGGAACGGGCTGCCGAGTGTGGCTGCTGGGTTTGGGCTGGTGTATGCCCATCCTATGGCAAGATTTGAGCTCAACTTTAGCCTGCCGCTTGTGCtgaggagagaggaggaggggagaaagGGACTgcaggttggtgttggaatCAGCTTTCTTTAA
- the UBC6 gene encoding Ubiquitin-conjugating enzyme E2 6 (COG:O; EggNog:ENOG503NVE0): protein MASRAAHKRLTREYKSISENPPPYIQAHPSETNILEWHYVITGPEDTPYHGGQYWGTLIFPPNYPFAPPAIRMHTPSGRFQPSSRLCLSISDFHPRSFNPAWEVSTILIGLLSFMTSEEMTTGSVSATEAERRMYAARSRWWNSTGGGSHLKRDSKAGKGNIKAGDGGLKFKSEWPEIDAENWAWMRENKIDTATGMKMVEANPASCGPQLGIATGSGHQAHAVVDAVIQQREAGQGWLRNNKMLVVGGIIFIYVLIARLLGEGTP, encoded by the exons ATGGCCAGTCGTGCAGCGCACAAGCGC TTGACGCGCGAATACAAGAGCATCTCTGAAAACCCACCTCCGTACATCCAAGCCCACCCCTCGGAAACCAATATCCTGGA GTGGCACTATGTTATCACCGGTCCTGAGGACACCCCCTACCATGGCGGCCAGTACTGGGGAACCCTGATTTTCCCTCCCAACTACCCCTTCGCCCCACCAGCGATCCGTATGCACACCCCCTCCGGCCGGTTCCAACCGTCAAGCCGTCTCTGTCTTTCCATCTCGGATTTCCACCCACGATCATTCAATCCGGCCTGGGAGGTATCGACCATTCTGATCGGCCTGCTTTCGTTCATGACATCGGAGGAGATGACCACTGGGTCGGTGTCGGCTACCGAGGCCGAGAGGAGGATGTATGCCGCGCGATCTCGGTGGTGGAACTCGACAGGGGGCGGCTCGCACTTGAAAAGAGACAGCAAGGCTGGTAAAGGCAACATCAAGGCCGGGGATGGCGGTCTCAAGTTCAAGTCGGAATGGCCAGAAATTGACGCTGAAAACTGGGCGTGGATGCGAGAAAACAAGATTGATACGGCTACGgggatgaagatggttgAGGCGAACCCTGCTTCTTGTGGGCCCCAGCTCGGTATTGCTACCGGGAGCGGCCACCAAGCCCatgcggtggtggatgctgTCATTCAGCAACGAGAAGCAGGGCAAGGTTGGCTTCGCAACAACAagatgttggtggttggaggcATCATCTTTATTTATGTTCTGATTGCACGGCTACTAGGTGAGGGCACTCCATGA
- a CDS encoding hypothetical protein (EggNog:ENOG503NYRF; CAZy:GH2; COG:G) produces the protein MPPQPHTTHLLTTNWQFHRLGDPPTKWHPVPHLPSDIHTELINSSLLPHPFLDLNELATSWVADQTWIYRLTFPTPAHNPDAVIDLVFEGLDTFATITLNGRVIKQTDNMFVCWRVNINDFVAGEEENILEITFDNARERGLQLVKDHPEHEFIVHQTEVSRGPVRKAQYHWGWDWGPTLMTYGLWRPVRIEVYESRIGEVAVKYNVDLSEGGEEPEVEIGLWVGIVGRAGWAEVEVDFQGRTMVAFTGEQGKLIKNGEHPETWEYSASMVRLEGAKLWWPKGYGGQNLYDVRVRIFDAEGGTVLAEHNQRVGFRKAELVQERDGYGHSFYFRVNDIDVFAAGSNWIPADSFLSQVTPDRYRNWLQNAVADGNQNMIRVWGGGVYEHDAFYDACDELGILVWQDFMFACASYPTYPEFLMSIEMETRQNVTRLRSHPSIVLWCGSNEDYQIQERYQLDNNRSDNDPESWLKSSFPARYIYEELLPRIVREESPCPNTLLYHPCSPFGTGASTTLEVDPTVGDIHQWNLWHGEAKPFQCLPEMGGRFVSEFGMEAYPHFETVQRFVTDPKELYPGSKTLDFHNKAIGYERRLMAYLGENYRLVYDIKGFIHLTQILQADSMATAYKSWRRAWQTQGGNGRKCGGVLVWQLNDCWPTISWAVVDYYGIKKPAWYAMKRALAPIAVGVSRAFWDWTMRPADNLWKKHTGHVDPTLSTKKVVYDVWVSSDGTTHPNKEDIEATVRTRFISVATGKDILFDIPESKTVSIKPNGVTDVSLSSELNWEGKQEEPIVIYVSLWINNEKVSSDCSWPDPIKYLDLSERGLRLEYPAENEVTIRTTKPVKGFVFSEKEGVTLRDNGFDVVPGEIVTVQLEGIKVRELEWTPRESSASPATDYGENMMYQLRNVSQETPYSPVDGILWHEAGVNIERAVEELYWHIELSACDTIFFTGCYTHSRKRPSYPLE, from the exons AtgcctccccaaccacacaccacccacctcctcaccaccaactgGCAATTTCACCGCCTGGGCGACCCCCCCACAAAATGGCATCCcgtcccccacctcccctcagACATCCACACCGAACTcatcaactcctccctcctccctcaccccttCCTCGACCTAAACGAACTCGCCACCTCCTGGGTAGCCGACCAGACATGGATTTACCGCCTCACtttccccacccccgcccacAACCCCGATGCCGTCATCGACCTTGTCTTTGAAGGCCTGGACACTTTCGCGACAATCACCCTGAATGGCCGGGTAATCAAACAGACAGACAAcatgtttgtttgttggagGGTGAATATTAACGATTTTGTcgccggggaagaagagaacaTCTTGGAGATTACCTTTGATAATGCACGGGAGAGGGGTCTGCAGTTGGTGAAGGACCATCCGGAGCATGAGTTTATTGTGCACCAGACCGAAGTGAGCAGGGGCCCGGTGAGGAAGGCTCAGTACCACTGGGGATGGGATTGGGGGCCGACACTCATGACGTATGGGCTTTGGAGGCCGGTCAGAATAGAGGTGTATGAGAGTaggattggggaggtggcggtgaaATATAATGTTGATTTGagcgagggcggagaggagcCGGAGGTGGAGATTGGGTTGTGGGTTGGGATTGTTGGGCGGGCAGGGTGGGCAGAGGTGGAAGTTGACTTTCAGGGGAGAACAATGGTTGCTTTCACAGGAGAACAGGGGAAGTTGATCAAGAATGGGGAGCATCCTGAGACGTGGGAATATTCAGCATCGATGGTCAGGTTGGAAGGTGCAAAGCTGTGGTGGCCGAAAGGGTACGGCGGTCAGAATTTGTACGACGTGCGAGTGAGGATTTTCGATGCCGAAGGCGGGACGGTTCTGGCAGAGCATAATCAAAGAGTCGGGTTCCGCAAGGCAGAGTTGGTCCAGGAGCGGGATGGGTATGGACATTCGTTTTACTTTCGGGTCAATGACATCGATGTGTTCGCTGCTGGCTCGAACTGGATTCCTGCCGACTCCTTCCTGTCACAAGTTACCCCCGATCGGTACAGGAATTGGCTACAAAATGCGGTTGCGGACGGTAATCAAAACATGATccgagtttggggaggaggtgtgtACGAACACGATGCATTTTATGACGCCTGTGACGAGTTGGGAATCCTTGTTTGGCAGGATTTCATGTTTGCGTGCGCCTCCTACCCGACGTACCCCGAATTCTTGATGTCAATCGAGATGGAAACAAGACAAAATGTTACACGTCTCCGAAGCCACCCTTCGATTGTGCTGTGGTGCGGCAGCAACGAAGACTATCAAATTCAAGAGCGATACCAGCTCGACAACAATCGTTCAGACAACGACCCAGAATCCTGGTTAAAGAGCTCATTCCCGGCAAGATACATTTACGAAGAGCTCTTACCCCGGATCGTCAGGGAGGAGTCACCCTGTCCAAACACTCTTCTATACCACCCATGCAGTCCCTTTGGAACCGGTGCTTCAACCACTTTGGAAGTAGATCCTACCGTGGGAGACATACACCAGTGGAACCTTTGGCACGGCGAGGCAAAACCATTTCAGTGCCTACCCGAAATGGGCGGGAGGTTTGTCAGTGAGTTTGGGATGGAGGCCTATCCTCACTTTGAGACGGTGCAGAGATTCGTTACCGACCCCAAGGAACTCTATCCAGGGAGCAAGACGCTAGACTTTCACAACAAGGCCATCGGTTACGAAAGGAGACTTATGGCGTATCTTGGCGAGAACTATCGGCTCGTTTATGATATCAAGGGGTTTATCCACCTCACGCAAATCTTGCAAGCCGACTCCATGGCTACGGCGTACAAGTCCTGGAGAAGAGCTTGGCAGACACAAGGAGGCAATGGGAGAAAATGCGGGGGAGTTCTTGTTTGGCAGTTGAATGATTGCTGGCCAACAATTTCATGGGCCGTGGTGGATTACTATGGTATCAAAAAGCCAGCTTGGTACGCCATGAAGCGCGCGTTGGCTCCTATTGCAGTGGGAGTGAGCAGGGCATTTTGGGATTGGACAATGAGACCAGCGGATAATTTGTGGAAGAAACACACTGGTCATGTTGATCCGACCTTGTCGACCAAAAAAGTGGTGTATGATGTGTGGGTGTCGTCTGATGGAACTACTCACCCGAACAAGGAAGATATAGAGGCAACAGTGAGGACCAGGTTCATATCAGTTGCTACTGGGAAGGATATCTTATTTGATATCCCTGAATCAAAAACAGTATCAATTAAGCCGAACGGGGTTACTGACGTTTCGCTGAGTTCGGAACTCAACTGGGAAGGGAAGCAGGAGGAACCAATCGTGATCTACGTTTCACTCTGGATCAACAACGAGAAAGTAAGCAGCGATTGTTCCTGGCCAGACCCTATCAAGTACTTGGACTTGAGTGAGAGGGGGCTTCGCCTGGAGTACCCGGCAGAAAACGAAGTGACGATCCGGACAACGAAGCCAGTGAAGGGATTTGTGTTCTCGGAAAAAGAGGGAGTTACACTGAGGGATAATGGTTTTGATGTCGTCCCGGGGGAAATTGTGACGGTGCAACTGGAGGGGATAAAGGTTCGAGAGCTGGAATGGAC CCCCCGCGAATCATCGGCCTCGCCCGCGACTGATTATGGGGAGAATATGATGTATCAGCTTCGAAATGTTTCACAAGAGACGCCGTATTCCCCGGTTGACGGCATCCTCTGGCATGAGGCGGGTGTCAACATCGAAAGAGCTGTGGAAGAACTATATTGGCACATTGAGTTATCTGCATGTGACACGATTTTCTTCACCGGTTGCTATACACACTCTCGAAAGCGGCCTTCGTATCCGCTTGAGTAA
- a CDS encoding hypothetical protein (EggNog:ENOG503NUMV; COG:O), producing the protein MTFKPEQLNWSASLRIAHPSPSASKGLQGDKILLPQSALEQLLARAPSTFTSSTSHTFTAFDPFNPYAVSDARRERAQYRETSQQLPHPLMFQLVNQKNGNSVYAGIREFSANEGEVALSPYLIDALGIQHEDIQQEPMFEDEVVGLTDDEPTKTEGLRISVKARQLPKGTYVRLRPLEAGYNPDDWKSLLERQLRANFTTLTKDSILSVHGVKGEEFRFLVDKLLPEGSGICVVDTDLEVDIEPLNEEQARETLRHIAAQSQRAPGTDAGTSIGHTIDIWKQVDGQVLDGDYADYDLPSWDKSRPVAIELTIHGDHEVDLFVSPKSNRQRALPRDTEHVFGDFSSPKDGLKRIVIQPTNAELEGAEALLVSVHGFCLPGKDAVGSVPAKYTLRAKAVDAQGSVTAPIDLSSSAPKSTTEEQCRNCHQMVPKQTIVLHENFCLRNNIVCSQCKNVFQKKSAEWEAHWHCPVHPEAYGSSMLSRSKHDYVQHTAHTCTACGPSSPFTFPSLPELARHATTNCPHKLILCQFCHLEVPQEGDPLDPSSEAETVLSGLTAHERADGGRTTDCHLCGSIVRLRDMAAHVAHHELDKAQKPKPELCRGELCGRTLHGIGPRGQVNGGTQMGQGPGNSLGLCSLCFAPLYVNMHDPEGKSLCRRIERRYLAQLTAGCGKKWCQNEWCKTGRANRGLEALGTSVSTALPLVKPLLEAITDHSQRMHFCVDEASQRRKKTAEILAAEGVWDLEWCIAAMEAEGGNLSKARGWLADWAPTKVPK; encoded by the coding sequence ATGACATTCAAGCCAGAGCAGCTGAATTGGTCGGCATCTCTACGCATCGCtcatccatccccatccgcctCCAAGGGTTTGCAGGGCGATAAGATCCTGCTTCCGCAGTCGGCTCTTGAACAGCTTCTGGCAAGAGCCCCTTCGACCTTCACATCGTCGACGTCGCACACTTTTACTGCCTTCGATCCTTTCAACCCCTATGCCGTATCCGATGCCAGACGAGAACGTGCGCAGTATCGCGAGACTAGCCAGCAATTACCTCACCCGTTGATGTTTCAACTGGTGAACCAGAAGAATGGAAATTCTGTTTACGCTGGTATCCGAGAGTTTTCGGCAAACGAAGGCGAGGTCGCCCTCAGCCCCTACCTGATCGACGCACTTGGAATACAGCACGAAGACATACAGCAAGAGCCAATGTTCGAAGACGAAGTGGTGGGCCTTACGGACGATGAACCCACCAAGACAGAAGGGCTGAGAATAAGTGTCAAAGCTAGGCAGCTCCCGAAAGGCACATACGTTAGGCTACGACCGCTTGAGGCTGGTTACAATCCTGATGACTGGAAATCCCTCCTTGAAAGACAGCTCCGCGCAAACTTTACCACACTCACAAAGGACTCAATTCTGTCGGTTCATGGAGTGAAGGGAGAGGAGTTTCGGTTCCTGGTCGACAAGCTCTTGCCGGAAGGAAGTGGAATCTGTGTTGTGGACACCGATTTGGAAGTTGATATTGAACCCCTAAACGAAGAACAGGCTCGCGAAACCTTGCGTCATATCGCTGCCCAGTCACAGCGTGCGCCAGGAACGGATGCTGGTACTTCAATCGGTCACACGATAGACATTTGGAAACAGGTTGATGGTCAGGTTCTAGATGGAGACTATGCCGATTACGACTTACCATCCTGGGACAAATCTCGCCCGGTCGCCATCGAGTTGACAATACATGGCGACCACGAGGTCGACCTTTTTGTTAGCCCCAAGTCTAACCGTCAACGAGCATTACCCAGGGATACAGAGCACGTCTTTGGCGACTTCTCTTCGCCGAAAGATGGCCTGAAGCGCATCGTCATTCAGCCTACCAATGCTGAGCTTGAGGGGGCAGAAGCTTTACTTGTTTCCGTTCACGGGTTCTGCCTTCCAGGCAAGGATGCGGTGGGATCAGTCCCAGCAAAATACACTCTACGTGCAAAAGCTGTTGACGCACAAGGCTCTGTGACAGCTCCCATCGACCTGAGCAGCTCAGCACCCAAGTCCACAACGGAAGAACAGTGCAGAAACTGCCATCAGATGGTACCCAAGCAAACAATTGTGCTCCATGAGAACTTCTGCTTGAGAAACAACATTGTCTGCTCTCAGTGCAAGAACGTGTTCCAGAAGAAGTCGGCCGAATGGGAAGCTCACTGGCATTGCCCCGTGCATCCAGAGGCCTATGGCTCAAGCATGCTGAGCAGGTCGAAACATGACTACGTCCAGCACACTGCGCATACATGCACTGCCTGCGGCCCATCGTCTCCTTTCACCTTCCCCTCGTTACCAGAGCTGGCCCGCCATGCCACCACTAACTGCCCCCACAAACTTATACTCTGTCAGTTTTGCCACCTCGAGGTTCCTCAAGAGGGCGATCCGCTCGATCCGTCTTCAGAAGCGGAGACAGTACTGTCGGGTTTGACAGCTCACGAGAGAGCTGATGGCGGGCGCACAACCGACTGCCATCTTTGTGGCTCCATCGTCCGTCTCCGAGACATGGCTGCCCATGTGGCTCATCACGAACTTGACAAGGCCCAGAAGCCAAAGCCAGAGTTGTGCAGGGGTGAGCTTTGTGGTCGCACACTCCACGGCATTGGACCTCGAGGCCAAGTCAATGGTGGGACTCAGATGGGTCAAGGGCCTGGAAACAGTCTGGGGCTTTGCAGTCTGTGCTTTGCGCCACTCTATGTCAACATGCACGACCCAGAAGGAAAATCGTTATGCCGCCGGATTGAGAGACGCTACCTCGCCCAGCTCACGGCAGGTTGCGGAAAGAAATGGTGCCAGAACGAGTGGTGCAAAACAGGCCGGGCAAACCGTGGGCTGGAAGCGCTGGGCACCAGTGTTTCGACTGCGCTACCGTTGGTGAAACCGCTTCTCGAGGCGATCACTGACCACAGTCAACGCATGCACTTCTGTGTCGATGAGGCATCGCAACGTCGGAAAAAAACGGCCGAGAttcttgctgctgagggCGTATGGGATCTCGAATGGTGCATAGCTGCCATGGAGGCAGAGGGTGGGAATCTAAGCAAGGCACGGGGTTGGCTAGCAGACTGGGCGCCAACAAAGGTTCCTAAATAA
- a CDS encoding hypothetical protein (COG:S; EggNog:ENOG503NXAD) — protein MARDQVLPSEIQETALLQLLANSLVLSQTAPYLSCYDVLNLAATSRAFRFLIYHTPQVFRRLDLGNVKTAQFDSDAIDRGGQTWRNVQLDETLTEDDFYSRPLRGIFSNLRRHDILRDVQVLTLDGLSVTAELIHDILIDPAFSVRILSIRDVKNLNERKLQKTLQYACRESRPEGTPRLKGLYVFGPKDPVPEAAPPQESSRSPSPTSPAAVAAAWNTRSQQTLTTSLIEELEAWYSRRGSQFPCRINPDWASTLVACDGMIAFDSVLCTSPRHINSLAWGKVNLDVLKAAGSPSSALIPHFNVATHSLGGCEGCGSAPEGFTVWGEDIYPEERDTEGRRSSHTSMADIGRFPLLPPPPMHSSTLSAAMCPTGQAVRHRLSYLRKGNQNKARFIPRCFDCIRDRYCAGCNKWWCETCYVGAFAGSSSGHAGLNSGDHVSNPPTITGENDNRDSGPMILDGFCADGKCSLCRSSTASVTAGSEQPA, from the exons ATGGCCAGAGACCAAGTTCTACCTTCAGAGATTCAAGAAACCGCACTACTTCAACTGCTTGCCAATTCCCTAGTCCTTTCCCAAACAGCTCCGTACCTGTCCTGCTACGATGTCTTGAATCTGGCTGCCACATCGCGCGCATTTCGTTTCCTGATCTACCATACCCCGCAAGTCTTCCGCCGCCTGGATTTGGGCAACGTCAAGACAGCCCAGTTTGACAGTGATGCTATTGACCGGGGTGGCCAGACCTGGCGCAATGTTCAGCTTGACGAAACCTTGACTGAGGACGA TTTCTATTCGAGACCTCTGAGAGgcatcttctccaacctccGACGGCATGACATCCTTCGGGATGTGCAGGTTTTGACCCTTGATGGTCTTTCTGTCACTGCCGAGCTCATCCACGACATCCTCATTGATCCGGCATTTTCGGTTCGCATTCTATCGATCCGCGATGTCAAGAATCTGAATGAACGAAAGCTCCAAAAGACACTGCAATATGCGTGCCGAGAGTCCAGACCTGAGGGCACACCACGGCTCAAGGGTCTCTATGTGTTTGGTCCGAAGGATCCGGTACCTGAGGcggctcctcctcaggaGAGCTCCCGGAGCCCTTCACCTACCAGTCCGGCCGCGGTAGCAGCAGCCTGGAACACGCGAAGCCAACAAACACTGACGACTTCTCTCATTGAGGAACTTGAGGCGTGGTATTCTCGCCGTGGCAGCCAGTTTCCGTGTCGGATCAACCCTGACTGGGCCTCTACGCTTGTGGCCTGCGATGGCATGATTGCATTTGATTCAGTTCTTTGCACCAGCCCCAGGCATATCAACTCGCTGGCATGGGGCAAGGTTAACCTCGATGTTCTGAAAGCCGCGGGCTCCCCATCATCTGCATTGATCCCTCACTTCAACGTGGCCACTCACAGTCTCGGTGGCTGTGAGGGATGTGGCTCTGCACCCGAAGGTTTTACAGTGTGGGGAGAAGACATCTATCCAGAAGAAAGAGATACTGAGGGAAGAAGGTCTAGTCATACTTCCATGGCCGACATTGGGAGGTTCCCGCTGCTGCCCCCGCCTCCGATGCATTCTTCGACCCTGAGCGCTGCAATGTGTCCGACTGGCCAGGCGGTCCGGCACCGACTTTCCTACCTGAGAAAGGGAAACCAGAACAAGGCGCGCTTCATCCCACGCTGTTTTGACTGCATTAGAGACAGGTACTGCGCCGGGTGCAACAAATGGTGGTGCGAGACGTGCTATGTCGGGGCGTTTGCAGGATCATCCAGTGGCCATGCTGGATTGAATTCAGGGGACCATGTaagcaacccccccaccattACCGGAGAGAACGACAACAGAGACTCGGGGCCCATGATACTGGACGGGTTTTGCGCCGATGGAAAGTGCTCGCTCTGCCGTTCCTCGACCGCTTCTGTGACTGCCGGCAGCGAGCAGCCTGCATAA
- a CDS encoding hypothetical protein (COG:S; EggNog:ENOG503NXAD), with amino-acid sequence MHCGASPAIQRSHEYAETLYKKPPVLKSCWECGMNCKDCIESTQRMCTRCGGGYCLIHNEGSDMISGV; translated from the exons ATGCACTGCGGAGCGAGCCCTGCCATCCAAAGATCCCATGAGTATGCGGAGACGTTGTACAAAAAG CCCCCGGTCCTGAAGAGTTGTTGGGAATGTGGCATGAAC TGCAAAGACTGCATTGAAAGCACACAGCGGATGTGCACAAGATGCGGTGGTGGATACTGCCTCATCCACAATGAAGGATCTGATATGATTTCT GGTGTGTAG
- a CDS encoding hypothetical protein (COG:S; MEROPS:MER0003426; EggNog:ENOG503NYU8): MRWFQLLLLGSALLLENATALKYEVTGTRKGVPIPKEQIKFAPYQFGRSKNNGPGAVQPAPTKIKKKRANPISSSANWCGAVNHSPTTNKIKSIHSFWQVPGCTKRTGQTYPQAAAVWIGIDGNTWPSALLQSGTVCKIDTSTSATRHEAWWQWVPDTAFTISTMPLAVGDWIEVTINTTSDTAATIKFDNVSQDEQVIVNVTSGPTLARKDADWVVERPYYGSSLAGFPRFDTTWFEDSYATRTTGGNLGILGATQYQIPSLCNSTEYDNANSVSFSL, from the exons ATGAGGTGGTTTCAGTTGCTTCTCCTCGGCTCggctcttctccttgaaaATGCCACCGCCCTCAAGTACGAGGTAACGGGTACCCGAAAGGGTGTACCCATCCCCAAGGAGCAGATCAAGTTCGCACCCTACCAGTTTGGTCGTAGCAAGAACAACGGTCCGGGTGCTGTCCAGCCTGCCCCtaccaagatcaagaagaagagagccAACCCCATCTCGAGCAGCGCCAACTGGTGCGGTGCCGTAAACCACTcgccaaccaccaacaagatCAAGAGCATCCATTCCTTCTGGCAGGTTCCGGGCTGTACCAAAAGAACGGGCCAAACCTATCCCCAAGCCGCTGCTGTCTGGATCGGCATTGACGGCAACACATGGCCCTCGGCCCTGCTGCAGTCGGGCACTGTCTGTAAGATTGACACTTCCACTTCCGCCACAAG ACACGAAGCTTGGTGGCAATGGGTTCCTGACACTGCATTTACCATCTCGACCATGCCCC TCGCCGTAGGAGACTGGATCGAAGTCACAATCAATACAACATCTGACACCGCAGCCACCAT CAAATTCGACAACGTCAGCCAGGACGAACAAGTCATCGTCAACGTGACTTCTGGCCCGACCCTCGCCCGCAAGGACGCAGACTGGGTCGTGGAGAGGCCCTACTATGGATCGAGCCTCGCCGGCTTTCCCAGGTTCGACACGACTTGGTTTGAGGACTCATATGCCACACGCACGACGGGCGGCAACCTTGGGATTCTGGGCGCGACGCAGTACCAGATTCCGAGTTTGTGCAATTCGACAGAGTATGACAATGCCAATTCGGTTTCTTTCTCGCTTTAA